A single region of the Dehalococcoides mccartyi genome encodes:
- the nadC gene encoding carboxylating nicotinate-nucleotide diphosphorylase produces the protein MSQSQIEKIIDNACDEDFARGDVTTETLIPSSLAGRAIIIAKQDGIMAGAEVAKIVFVKHDPTMEIEILVEDGKKVKAGDVVMVLNGRVINILKCERTALNFLTHLSGIASLTAKYISKVEGLNVSLADTRKTIPGMRILEKYAVYAAGGKSNRPDLACGVLIKDNHLMALSAKGIGIKEAIEKAKTNKSKLPVTVEVNTLEQVAQAVEGAPNSILLDNMSVADMKKAVDIIPESIKIEASGNITLDNIREVAMTGVDVISVGALTHSAPALDFSLEFPIQQQANE, from the coding sequence ATGTCCCAGTCTCAAATTGAGAAAATTATTGACAATGCCTGTGACGAAGATTTTGCCCGGGGTGATGTTACCACTGAAACACTTATCCCGTCTTCTTTAGCAGGGCGGGCTATTATAATTGCCAAACAAGATGGAATAATGGCAGGAGCTGAAGTAGCCAAGATTGTGTTTGTAAAACATGATCCCACCATGGAAATTGAAATACTGGTAGAAGACGGCAAGAAGGTAAAAGCCGGAGATGTTGTCATGGTGCTTAACGGCAGAGTGATAAACATACTAAAGTGTGAGCGTACCGCTCTGAATTTCCTTACCCACCTGAGCGGTATTGCCTCTCTGACCGCAAAATACATATCCAAGGTGGAAGGTTTGAATGTATCTCTGGCAGATACCCGTAAGACTATACCCGGTATGCGTATACTGGAAAAATATGCCGTGTATGCCGCAGGCGGCAAAAGTAACAGGCCTGATTTGGCTTGCGGAGTACTTATAAAGGACAATCACCTGATGGCTTTGTCTGCTAAGGGTATCGGTATCAAAGAAGCTATTGAGAAAGCAAAAACCAATAAAAGCAAATTGCCGGTGACTGTAGAAGTAAATACACTGGAACAGGTAGCCCAGGCCGTGGAGGGTGCGCCGAACTCTATCTTGCTGGACAATATGAGCGTTGCAGATATGAAAAAAGCGGTTGATATCATACCGGAGAGCATTAAAATAGAAGCTTCGGGCAATATTACACTGGATAATATACGCGAAGTGGCTATGACCGGGGTAGATGTTATTTCAGTGGGGGCTTTGACTCATTCTGCTCCAGCGCTGGATTTCAGTTTGGAATTTCCCATTCAACAGCAGGCAAATGAATAA
- the nadB gene encoding L-aspartate oxidase, with product MSSSYDYIIIGSGIAGLYTALLARGRGSVLLVTKGKIQDCNTRHAQGGIAAAIGPDDSPRLHFEDTLIAGDGLCDREMVRLLAEEAPQRIAELVYLGVPFDSVNGEISLTLEAAHSRPRILHAGGDATGKHIEITLNNWVRTTQIEVLEDTLAKELIVENGRIKGVATLDTNTGAIQHYQCRFVILATGGAGQLFSFTTNPEVATADGVALAFRAGAEIKDMEFYQFHPTAIHLPGVAPFLISEAVRGEGGILRNIEGKRFMPEYSSQSELAPRDVVARSIHLEMLKTKSDHVYLDVTHLPSHKVSSRFPQIYRFCLDHGLDITREAIPVSPAAHYMIGGVKVNSWGETNIKGLFACGEVACTGVHGANRLASNSLLEVLVFGRRIIEYSAGENQPEMLAPIPQLTKRLLGWGKYVRNLPEPSIPALQELLWEDSGIIRSYAGLAKAQEILSGWQYSLGDVSNRKGIELANLILAGRLMVESALLRQESRGAHYRTDFPDHQPEWEKHIVFIKED from the coding sequence TTGAGTTCCAGCTACGACTATATAATTATTGGCAGCGGTATTGCCGGTTTATATACCGCTTTGCTGGCGCGCGGGCGGGGAAGTGTTTTGCTGGTCACCAAGGGCAAGATACAAGACTGCAATACCCGCCATGCTCAGGGCGGCATAGCCGCCGCCATCGGCCCGGATGATTCTCCACGTTTGCATTTTGAAGATACCCTGATAGCCGGAGATGGTTTGTGTGACCGTGAGATGGTGCGCTTGCTGGCTGAAGAAGCCCCCCAGCGTATCGCCGAGCTAGTTTATCTGGGAGTGCCTTTTGATAGTGTAAACGGCGAAATATCTCTTACGCTGGAAGCTGCCCACAGCCGCCCCCGTATCCTTCATGCCGGGGGAGACGCCACCGGTAAACACATTGAAATTACCCTGAACAACTGGGTGCGCACTACCCAGATTGAGGTTTTGGAAGATACTCTGGCCAAAGAGCTGATTGTGGAAAACGGCCGTATCAAGGGTGTGGCAACACTGGATACCAATACCGGTGCCATACAGCACTACCAGTGCCGTTTTGTAATACTGGCAACCGGTGGTGCAGGACAGCTTTTCAGCTTTACCACCAACCCGGAGGTTGCCACCGCAGATGGGGTAGCTTTGGCTTTTCGGGCAGGGGCAGAAATAAAGGACATGGAGTTTTACCAGTTTCACCCTACTGCCATTCACCTGCCTGGGGTTGCCCCGTTTCTTATTTCCGAGGCAGTCAGAGGTGAAGGCGGAATTTTACGGAATATAGAAGGCAAACGTTTTATGCCAGAATATTCCTCCCAGTCCGAACTTGCCCCAAGAGATGTGGTAGCCCGCAGTATTCACCTTGAAATGCTTAAAACCAAATCTGACCACGTTTATCTGGATGTAACTCACCTGCCTTCCCACAAAGTAAGCAGCCGCTTCCCCCAGATATACCGTTTTTGTCTGGACCATGGACTGGATATTACCCGTGAGGCTATACCTGTTTCCCCGGCTGCCCATTACATGATAGGCGGGGTAAAGGTGAATAGCTGGGGAGAAACCAATATCAAGGGGCTTTTTGCCTGCGGCGAAGTAGCTTGCACCGGTGTTCACGGGGCAAACCGGTTGGCTTCAAATTCGCTTTTGGAAGTATTGGTTTTCGGGAGGCGGATTATAGAATACAGTGCAGGTGAAAACCAGCCTGAAATGCTGGCACCTATTCCCCAATTGACCAAACGCCTGCTGGGGTGGGGGAAATATGTACGCAATCTGCCTGAACCTTCAATACCGGCACTCCAGGAGCTTCTCTGGGAAGACTCTGGTATAATAAGAAGCTATGCCGGTTTGGCGAAAGCTCAGGAGATTCTTTCAGGCTGGCAATACAGTCTGGGTGACGTTTCCAATCGCAAAGGAATAGAGCTGGCAAACCTTATTCTGGCTGGAAGGCTTATGGTAGAATCAGCCCTGCTCAGACAGGAGAGCCGCGGAGCGCATTACCGTACAGATTTTCCCGACCACCAGCCCGAGTGGGAAAAACATATAGTCTTTATTAAGGAGGATTAA
- the yajC gene encoding preprotein translocase subunit YajC: MDQQTITMFVLLALFFGMFYFLIIRPQRQRQKDHANLMSSLVKGDGVITIGGIHGVIESVAEDSVIIKVESGTLLKVSRGAIGYKKTPEDKK, encoded by the coding sequence ATGGATCAGCAGACTATTACGATGTTTGTTTTACTGGCACTTTTCTTTGGTATGTTCTATTTTCTTATCATCAGGCCGCAGCGCCAGCGCCAGAAGGATCATGCCAATCTTATGTCTTCACTGGTAAAGGGGGATGGCGTTATTACCATAGGCGGTATTCACGGAGTGATAGAATCTGTAGCTGAAGACAGTGTAATTATCAAAGTGGAATCAGGCACTCTGCTCAAGGTTTCCAGAGGTGCTATCGGCTACAAGAAAACCCCCGAAGATAAAAAGTAA